GCAGCGCACGCTGGGCATTTTCGTGGCGGCGGCGTTGTTGTGGGTGCTCGAACCGGTACCGGTACACGCAACCTCGATCCTGATCATCGCGCTGCTGTTGTTCGGGGTGTCCGACCAGTCTCCGTGGAGTACGCCGCAGAGTCCGCCGTATGCCGAGGTAATGGCGTCGCTGGCTTCGCCGGTGATCGTATTGTTCCTCGGCGGTTTCTCGCTGGCGATCGCCGCGGAGCGCACCGGTGTGGATCAGATGCTGGCGCGGCGGATGATGCGGCCGTTCGCCGGAAACCCGGTGTCGATGCTGTGGGGTGTGGTGCTGATCACGGCCTTGTTTTCGATGTTCCTGTCGAACACGGCGACGACCATCCTGATGCTGTCGATGATCGGTTCGCTGACGCGCGGCGCGCCGTTGCCGGCGGTGTTCGTGCTGTCGATCGCCGTGGCGGCCAACCTGGGTGGCATCGGCACGCCGATCGGCACGCCGCCGAATGCGATCGCGCTGCAATACCTGTCCGATCAAGGCACGCGCGTCAGTTTCGCGAAGTGGATGCTGTTCGCGCTGCCGATGGTGGCCGCCTTGCTGTACGTGGCGGTACGCGTGGTCCGGCACTATCACCCGCTGCCAGCCTTGGTTCTGGATCTCGATACCGCGCAGACCAAGCTCGATACCAAGGGTCGGATCGTCCTGGCGACGCTGCTCGTGACCGCGCTGATGTGGCTGACGACGGACCTGCACGGTCTCAACGCCTATGTCGTCGCAGTATTTCCGATTGCCGTGTTCTCGATGAGCGGACTGCTCGGGCGCGAGGAACTGCGCCGCATCGATTGGGGCGTGATCTGGCTGGTGGCGGGAGGCATCGCGCTCGGCCGTGCCACCGAAACGACGGGCTTGGCCTCGCGACTGATCGAACTGGCGCTGCCCGAGAACCTGCCGCTGCTGGCCCTGGCGCCGATGCTGCTGCTGATCGCATGGATCTTCGCGAATTTCATGTCGAACACCGCGACGGCCAACCTGCTGATGCCATTGGCCGCGGCCATCGGCGGCGAGGGCACGGCCTGGATTTTGGTGGTGGTGGCGGTCGGCACCTCGCTCGGCATGATGTTTCCGATCTCGACACCGCCGAACGCGCTGGTCTATGCGACCGGCTGCATCCGTTCGCGCGATTTGCTCAAGGTCGGTGCCGCCGTTGGTGTGGCGGGTCTGATCATGGTGCTGGTGTGGCTGCTGCCGTTGACCCGGCTGCTGCTGTGAAGCCGCAGCCGGCCCGGTTCCTAGCAGTCTGTCGGACTTGAGTTCGAGCAGCGTGTGCGCGGCTTGATCTCGCGCTTGACGCGTTCCAGCGCGTTGGCGGTACACCGGCTCGTCTTCGGTCCCCGACGAACAGCGCCGGCTTCATGGTGGATAATGCCGCGATGAGCATCGACGATCCCGCTGTCCCGGCGCGCATGCCGAGCTTCTTCATTCCGCATGGCGGCGGCCCCTGCTTCTTCATGGATTGGGATCCCGCCGACACTTGGAAAACGATGGAGGCCTTCCTGCGCGGGATCGCGGACAGCCTCCCCCGCCAACCCAGCGCAATCCTGATCATCTCGGGCCACTGGACGCCGGATCGATTCACGGTGAACGCGGCGGCGCGGCCTGCCTTGCTGTTCGACTACTACGGCTTTCCGCCGCACACCTATGAGTTGCGCTATGAGGCGCCGGGACTGCCTGCCCTGGCCGAGACCGTGCGCCAGACGCTGAGCGAGGCCGGTTTCGAGACCGATAGCATCGATGATCGCGGCCTCGACCACGGCGTGTTCATCCCGCTGCTGCTGATGTTTCCCGACGCGCGGATTCCGGTGGTGCAGCTGTCCTTGCGCGGCGACCTGAATCCCAAGGCGCACATCGACGCTGGCCATGCGCTGGAAAAACTACGTGAGCAGGACGTCCTGATCGTGGGTAGCGGCATGAGCTTTCACAACATGCGCGCCTATGGCAACCCACGCTTCACGCCGGTGGCGGACGCCTTCGACGAGTGGCTGACGGCCGCCGTCGAGGCGCCGCCGGCCGAACGCGAAGCCCGGCTGGCCGCCTGGGAGCACGCGCCGCAGGCGCGCCAATGCCATCCGCCGGCGGCCGAGGAGCACCTGATTCCGTTGATGGTGGCGGCTGGCGCCGGCGGCCAAGGGAGGGGCCGGCGGGTGTTCAGCGACCGCGTGCTCGAGACGCGCGTGTCCGGCTATCGCTTCGACTGATCGTTCCGGCCCCGTTATTCCGGACGAGTCGCAGACCCGTTCCGGACTCCATGTGTGTCGCGACCGCCACCACGTCAGGCCAGAGCGCACAGGGCGTCGCGGTCGACCACCTCGCAGCGCGTGCCCTGCTTGCGCAGAACCTTGCGTGACTGCAATCGGGTAAAGACGCGAGA
This region of Banduia mediterranea genomic DNA includes:
- a CDS encoding DASS family sodium-coupled anion symporter, translated to MKQKLKLFACFAPALAIWLWPSLPLEPLQQRTLGIFVAAALLWVLEPVPVHATSILIIALLLFGVSDQSPWSTPQSPPYAEVMASLASPVIVLFLGGFSLAIAAERTGVDQMLARRMMRPFAGNPVSMLWGVVLITALFSMFLSNTATTILMLSMIGSLTRGAPLPAVFVLSIAVAANLGGIGTPIGTPPNAIALQYLSDQGTRVSFAKWMLFALPMVAALLYVAVRVVRHYHPLPALVLDLDTAQTKLDTKGRIVLATLLVTALMWLTTDLHGLNAYVVAVFPIAVFSMSGLLGREELRRIDWGVIWLVAGGIALGRATETTGLASRLIELALPENLPLLALAPMLLLIAWIFANFMSNTATANLLMPLAAAIGGEGTAWILVVVAVGTSLGMMFPISTPPNALVYATGCIRSRDLLKVGAAVGVAGLIMVLVWLLPLTRLLL
- a CDS encoding DODA-type extradiol aromatic ring-opening family dioxygenase is translated as MSIDDPAVPARMPSFFIPHGGGPCFFMDWDPADTWKTMEAFLRGIADSLPRQPSAILIISGHWTPDRFTVNAAARPALLFDYYGFPPHTYELRYEAPGLPALAETVRQTLSEAGFETDSIDDRGLDHGVFIPLLLMFPDARIPVVQLSLRGDLNPKAHIDAGHALEKLREQDVLIVGSGMSFHNMRAYGNPRFTPVADAFDEWLTAAVEAPPAEREARLAAWEHAPQARQCHPPAAEEHLIPLMVAAGAGGQGRGRRVFSDRVLETRVSGYRFD